In a single window of the Bos javanicus breed banteng chromosome 16, ARS-OSU_banteng_1.0, whole genome shotgun sequence genome:
- the MIB2 gene encoding E3 ubiquitin-protein ligase MIB2 isoform X7: protein MDPDPQAGVQVGMRVVRGVDWKWGQQDGGEGGVGTVVELGRHGSPSTPDRTVVVQWDHGTRTNYRAGYQGAHDLLLYDNAQIGVRHPNIICDCCKKHGLRGMRWKCRICFDYDLCTQCYMHNKHDLAHAFERYETAHSRPVMLSPRQGLPRIPLRGIFQGAKVVRGPDWEWGSQDGGEGKPGRVVDIRGWDVETGRSVASVTWADGTTNVYRVGHKGKVDLKCVGEAAGGFYYRDHLPRLGKPAELQRRVSADGQPFQRGDKVKCLLDADVLREMQEGHGGWNPRMAKQNSCLVGEVVRVIDDLDMVKRLQAGHGEWTDDMAPALGRIGRVLKVFGDGNVGVLVSGKLWTFSPSCLVAYRPEEDANLDVAGRARENKSSLSVVLDKLRAQKSDLEHPGKLVVEVALGNVARALDLLRRHPEQVDTKNQGRTALQMAAYLGQVELVRLLLQAQAGVDLPDDEGNTALHYAALGNQPEAARVLLSSGCGANALNSTRSSALHVAVQRGFLEVVKVLCERGCDVNLPDAHADTPLHCAISAGTGASGIVEVLTEVPGIDVTATNSQGFTLLHHASLKGHTLAVRRILARARQLVDAKKEDGFTALHLAAFNNHGEVAQVLIQEGHCDVNARNRKLQSPLHLAVQQAHVGLVPLLVDAGCSVNAEDEEGDTALHVALQRHQLLPLAADGSAGDPGPLQLLSRLQASGLPSSAELTAGAAMAYYLALEGADLSYANHRGRSPLDLAAEGRLLKALQGCAQRFRERQAGGSGSGGSAQGPRLVLSAPNTVTNLHVAAPTGPEAAECLVCSELALLVLFSPCQHRTVCEECARRMKKCIRCQVVISKKLRPDGTEVVSAAPAPGPPRQLVEELQSRYRQMEERITCPICIDSHIRLVFQCGHGACAPCGAALSACPICRQPIRDRIQIFV from the exons ATGGACCCAGACCCCCAAGCGGGCGTGCAGGTGGGCATGCGCGTGGTGCGTGGCGTGGACTGGAAGTGGGGCCAGCAGGACGGCGGCGAGGGCGGCGTGGGCACGGTGGTGGAGCTCGGCCGCCACGGCAGCCCTTCGACCCCCGACCGCACGGTGGTCGTGCAGTGGGACCACGGCACTCGCACCAACTACCGCGCGGGCTACCAGGGCGCACACGACCTGCTGCTCTATGACAACGCCCAAATCG GTGTCCGCCACCCCAACATCATCTGCGACTGCTGCAAGAAGCACGGGCTGCGGGGCATGCGCTGGAAGTGCCGTATCTGCTTCGACTACGATCTCTGCACGCAATGCTACATGCACAACAAACACGACCTGGCCCACGCCTTCGAGCGCTACGAGACGGCCCACTCGCGCCC GGTCATGCTGAGTCCCCGCCAGGGCCTCCCAAGGATCCCGTTAAGGGGCATCTTCCAGGGGGCGAAGGTGGTTCGGGGCCCCGACTGGGAGTGGGGCTCACAGGATG gaggagaagggaaaccaGGCCGAGTAGTGGACATCCGTGGCTGGGACGTGGAGACAGGCCGGAGCGTGGCCAGTGTGACGTGGGCTGATGGCACCACCAACGTGTACCGTGTGGGCCACAAGGGCAAGGTGGATCTCAAGTGTGTGGGCGAGGCAGCTGGCGGCTTCTACTACAGGGACCACCTCCCAAGGCTTG gcaagCCCGCAGAGCTGCAGCGCAGGGTCAGTGCTGATGGCCAGCCCTTCCAGCGTGGGGACAAGGTCAAGTGTCTGCTGGACGCGGATGTGCTGAGGGAGATGCAGGAAGGCCACGGCGGGTGGAACCCCCGGATGGCCAAG CAAAACTCCTGCTTGGTGGGTGAGGTGGTGCGGGTTATCGATGACCTTGACATGGTGAAGCGGCTGCAGGCTGGCCATGGGGAGTGGACCGATGACATGGCCCCT GCTCTGGGCCGCATTGGGAGAGTGCTGAAGGTTTTCGGAGATGGGAACGTGGGTGTGCTGGTCAGTGGGAAGCTGTGGACCTTTAGCCCCTCCTGCCTGGTGGCCTACCGGCCTGAGGAAGATGCCAACCTGGACGTAGCTGGGCGAGCCCGGGAGAACAAAA gctcCCTGAGCGTTGTCTTGGACAAGCTTCGAGCCCAGAAGAGTGACCTGGAGCACCCAGGGAAGCTGGTGGTGGAGGTGGCTCTGGGCAATGTGGCCCGGGCTCTGGACCTGCTGCGGCGGCACCCAGAACAG GTGGACACCAAGAATCAGGGCAGGACTGCCCTGCAGATGGCTGCCTACCTAGGCCAGGTGGAGCTGGTGCGGCTGCTGCTGCAGGCTCAGGCGGGCGTTGACCTGCCGGATGATGAGGGCAACACGGCACTGCACTACGCAGCCCTGGG GAACCAGCCCGAGGCTGCCCGGGTGCTCTTGAGCTCAGGTTGTGGGGCCAATGCTCTGAACAGCACTCGGAGCTCAGCACTGCATGTGGCCGTGCAGAGGGGCTTCCTGGAAGTGGTGAAGGTCCTGTGTGAGCGTGGCTGTGACGTCAACCTGCCT GATGCCCATGCTGATACACCCCTGCACTGCGCCATCTCAGCGGGCACTGGTGCCAGCGGCATTGTGGAGGTCCTCACCGAGGTGCCAGGCATCGATGTCACTGCCACCAACAGCCAGGGCTTCACTCTGCTGCACCATGCGTCCCTCAAAGGCCACACACT AGCTGTCAGGAGGATTCTGGCGCGGGCACGGCAGCTGGTGGACGCCAAGAAGGAGGATGGTTTTACGGCACTGCACCTGGCCGCCTTCAACAACCACGGGGAGGTGGCCCAGGTTCTCATCCAAGAG ggccACTGTGATGTGAACGCTCGCAACCGTAAGCTGCAGTCCCCACTGCACCTGGCTGTGCAGCAGGCCCACGTGGGGCTGGTGCCACTGCTGGTGGATGCGGGCTGCAGCGTCAACGCCGAGGATGAGGAGGGGGACACGGCTCTGCACGTGGCCCTGCAGCGCCACCAGCTGCTGCCTCTGGCAGCTGATGGGAGCGCAGGGGACCCGGGTCCCCTGCAGCTGCTGTCCAGG CTACAGGCCTCGGGCCTTCCGAGCAGTGCAGAGCTGACGGCAGGCGCGGCTATGGCCTACTACTTAGCGCTGGAGGGCGCCGACCTGAGCTACGCCAACCACCGCGGCCGGAGTCCCCTGGACCTGGCTGCCGAGGGTCGCCTGCTCAAAGCCCTGCAGGGCTGTGCTCAGCGCTTCCG GGAGCGGCAGGCTGGAGGCAGTGGCAGCGGGGGCTCGGCCCAGGGTCCAAGACTGGTGCTCAGTGCTCCGAACACTGTAACCAACCTGCATGTGGCCGCGCCGACGGGCCCCGAGGCCGCTGAGTGCCTAGTGTGCTCGGAGCTGGCGCTGCTGGTGCTGTTCTCGCCCTGCCAGCATCGCACAGTGTGCGAGG AGTGCGCGCGCAGGATGAAGAAATGCATCAGGTGCCAGGTGGTCATCAGCAAGAAGCTGCGCCCAG ACGGCACGGAGGTGGTCAGCGCAGCCCCCGCGCCCGGCCCACCGCGGCAGTTGGTGGAGGAGCTGCAGAGCCGCTACAGGCAGATGGAGGAGCGCATCACCTGTCCGATTTGCATCGACAGCCACATCCGCCTCGTGTTCCAGTGCGGCCACGGCGCGTGCGCGCCCTGTGGCGCGGCGCTCAGCGCCTGCCCGATCTGCCGCCAGCCCATCCGCGACCGCATCCAGATCTTCGTGTAG
- the MIB2 gene encoding E3 ubiquitin-protein ligase MIB2 isoform X4 yields MDPDPQAGVQVGMRVVRGVDWKWGQQDGGEGGVGTVVELGRHGSPSTPDRTVVVQWDHGTRTNYRAGYQGAHDLLLYDNAQIGVRHPNIICDCCKKHGLRGMRWKCRICFDYDLCTQCYMHNKHDLAHAFERYETAHSRPVMLSPRQGLPRIPLRGIFQGAKVVRGPDWEWGSQDGGEGKPGRVVDIRGWDVETGRSVASVTWADGTTNVYRVGHKGKVDLKCVGEAAGGFYYRDHLPRLGKPAELQRRVSADGQPFQRGDKVKCLLDADVLREMQEGHGGWNPRMAKFIGQTGTVHRITDRGDVRVQFSHKTRWTFHPGALTKQNSCLVGEVVRVIDDLDMVKRLQAGHGEWTDDMAPALGRIGRVLKVFGDGNVGVLVSGKLWTFSPSCLVAYRPEEDANLDVAGRARENKSSLSVVLDKLRAQKSDLEHPGKLVVEVALGNVARALDLLRRHPEQVDTKNQGRTALQMAAYLGQVELVRLLLQAQAGVDLPDDEGNTALHYAALGNQPEAARVLLSSGCGANALNSTRSSALHVAVQRGFLEVVKVLCERGCDVNLPDAHADTPLHCAISAGTGASGIVEVLTEVPGIDVTATNSQGFTLLHHASLKGHTLAVRRILARARQLVDAKKEDGFTALHLAAFNNHGEVAQVLIQEGHCDVNARNRKLQSPLHLAVQQAHVGLVPLLVDAGCSVNAEDEEGDTALHVALQRHQLLPLAADGSAGDPGPLQLLSRLQASGLPSSAELTAGAAMAYYLALEGADLSYANHRGRSPLDLAAEGRLLKALQGCAQRFRERQAGGSGSGGSAQGPRLVLSAPNTVTNLHVAAPTGPEAAECLVCSELALLVLFSPCQHRTVCEECARRMKKCIRCQVVISKKLRPDLSPEPPPLTWTSSADGTEVVSAAPAPGPPRQLVEELQSRYRQMEERITCPICIDSHIRLVFQCGHGACAPCGAALSACPICRQPIRDRIQIFV; encoded by the exons ATGGACCCAGACCCCCAAGCGGGCGTGCAGGTGGGCATGCGCGTGGTGCGTGGCGTGGACTGGAAGTGGGGCCAGCAGGACGGCGGCGAGGGCGGCGTGGGCACGGTGGTGGAGCTCGGCCGCCACGGCAGCCCTTCGACCCCCGACCGCACGGTGGTCGTGCAGTGGGACCACGGCACTCGCACCAACTACCGCGCGGGCTACCAGGGCGCACACGACCTGCTGCTCTATGACAACGCCCAAATCG GTGTCCGCCACCCCAACATCATCTGCGACTGCTGCAAGAAGCACGGGCTGCGGGGCATGCGCTGGAAGTGCCGTATCTGCTTCGACTACGATCTCTGCACGCAATGCTACATGCACAACAAACACGACCTGGCCCACGCCTTCGAGCGCTACGAGACGGCCCACTCGCGCCC GGTCATGCTGAGTCCCCGCCAGGGCCTCCCAAGGATCCCGTTAAGGGGCATCTTCCAGGGGGCGAAGGTGGTTCGGGGCCCCGACTGGGAGTGGGGCTCACAGGATG gaggagaagggaaaccaGGCCGAGTAGTGGACATCCGTGGCTGGGACGTGGAGACAGGCCGGAGCGTGGCCAGTGTGACGTGGGCTGATGGCACCACCAACGTGTACCGTGTGGGCCACAAGGGCAAGGTGGATCTCAAGTGTGTGGGCGAGGCAGCTGGCGGCTTCTACTACAGGGACCACCTCCCAAGGCTTG gcaagCCCGCAGAGCTGCAGCGCAGGGTCAGTGCTGATGGCCAGCCCTTCCAGCGTGGGGACAAGGTCAAGTGTCTGCTGGACGCGGATGTGCTGAGGGAGATGCAGGAAGGCCACGGCGGGTGGAACCCCCGGATGGCCAAG TTTATCGGACAGACGGGCACCGTGCACCGCATCACAGACCGTGGGGACGTGCGTGTGCAGTTCAGCCACAAGACCCGCTGGACCTTCCACCCTGGGGCTCTCACCAAG CAAAACTCCTGCTTGGTGGGTGAGGTGGTGCGGGTTATCGATGACCTTGACATGGTGAAGCGGCTGCAGGCTGGCCATGGGGAGTGGACCGATGACATGGCCCCT GCTCTGGGCCGCATTGGGAGAGTGCTGAAGGTTTTCGGAGATGGGAACGTGGGTGTGCTGGTCAGTGGGAAGCTGTGGACCTTTAGCCCCTCCTGCCTGGTGGCCTACCGGCCTGAGGAAGATGCCAACCTGGACGTAGCTGGGCGAGCCCGGGAGAACAAAA gctcCCTGAGCGTTGTCTTGGACAAGCTTCGAGCCCAGAAGAGTGACCTGGAGCACCCAGGGAAGCTGGTGGTGGAGGTGGCTCTGGGCAATGTGGCCCGGGCTCTGGACCTGCTGCGGCGGCACCCAGAACAG GTGGACACCAAGAATCAGGGCAGGACTGCCCTGCAGATGGCTGCCTACCTAGGCCAGGTGGAGCTGGTGCGGCTGCTGCTGCAGGCTCAGGCGGGCGTTGACCTGCCGGATGATGAGGGCAACACGGCACTGCACTACGCAGCCCTGGG GAACCAGCCCGAGGCTGCCCGGGTGCTCTTGAGCTCAGGTTGTGGGGCCAATGCTCTGAACAGCACTCGGAGCTCAGCACTGCATGTGGCCGTGCAGAGGGGCTTCCTGGAAGTGGTGAAGGTCCTGTGTGAGCGTGGCTGTGACGTCAACCTGCCT GATGCCCATGCTGATACACCCCTGCACTGCGCCATCTCAGCGGGCACTGGTGCCAGCGGCATTGTGGAGGTCCTCACCGAGGTGCCAGGCATCGATGTCACTGCCACCAACAGCCAGGGCTTCACTCTGCTGCACCATGCGTCCCTCAAAGGCCACACACT AGCTGTCAGGAGGATTCTGGCGCGGGCACGGCAGCTGGTGGACGCCAAGAAGGAGGATGGTTTTACGGCACTGCACCTGGCCGCCTTCAACAACCACGGGGAGGTGGCCCAGGTTCTCATCCAAGAG ggccACTGTGATGTGAACGCTCGCAACCGTAAGCTGCAGTCCCCACTGCACCTGGCTGTGCAGCAGGCCCACGTGGGGCTGGTGCCACTGCTGGTGGATGCGGGCTGCAGCGTCAACGCCGAGGATGAGGAGGGGGACACGGCTCTGCACGTGGCCCTGCAGCGCCACCAGCTGCTGCCTCTGGCAGCTGATGGGAGCGCAGGGGACCCGGGTCCCCTGCAGCTGCTGTCCAGG CTACAGGCCTCGGGCCTTCCGAGCAGTGCAGAGCTGACGGCAGGCGCGGCTATGGCCTACTACTTAGCGCTGGAGGGCGCCGACCTGAGCTACGCCAACCACCGCGGCCGGAGTCCCCTGGACCTGGCTGCCGAGGGTCGCCTGCTCAAAGCCCTGCAGGGCTGTGCTCAGCGCTTCCG GGAGCGGCAGGCTGGAGGCAGTGGCAGCGGGGGCTCGGCCCAGGGTCCAAGACTGGTGCTCAGTGCTCCGAACACTGTAACCAACCTGCATGTGGCCGCGCCGACGGGCCCCGAGGCCGCTGAGTGCCTAGTGTGCTCGGAGCTGGCGCTGCTGGTGCTGTTCTCGCCCTGCCAGCATCGCACAGTGTGCGAGG AGTGCGCGCGCAGGATGAAGAAATGCATCAGGTGCCAGGTGGTCATCAGCAAGAAGCTGCGCCCAG ACCTCAGCCCCGAGCCCCCGCCCCTGACCTGGACCTCTTCCGCAGACGGCACGGAGGTGGTCAGCGCAGCCCCCGCGCCCGGCCCACCGCGGCAGTTGGTGGAGGAGCTGCAGAGCCGCTACAGGCAGATGGAGGAGCGCATCACCTGTCCGATTTGCATCGACAGCCACATCCGCCTCGTGTTCCAGTGCGGCCACGGCGCGTGCGCGCCCTGTGGCGCGGCGCTCAGCGCCTGCCCGATCTGCCGCCAGCCCATCCGCGACCGCATCCAGATCTTCGTGTAG
- the MIB2 gene encoding E3 ubiquitin-protein ligase MIB2 isoform X5, translated as MDPDPQAGVQVGMRVVRGVDWKWGQQDGGEGGVGTVVELGRHGSPSTPDRTVVVQWDHGTRTNYRAGYQGAHDLLLYDNAQIGVRHPNIICDCCKKHGLRGMRWKCRICFDYDLCTQCYMHNKHDLAHAFERYETAHSRPVMLSPRQGLPRIPLRGIFQGAKVVRGPDWEWGSQDGGEGKPGRVVDIRGWDVETGRSVASVTWADGTTNVYRVGHKGKVDLKCVGEAAGGFYYRDHLPRLGKPAELQRRVSADGQPFQRGDKVKCLLDADVLREMQEGHGGWNPRMAKFIGQTGTVHRITDRGDVRVQFSHKTRWTFHPGALTKQNSCLVGEVVRVIDDLDMVKRLQAGHGEWTDDMAPALGRIGRVLKVFGDGNVGVLVSGKLWTFSPSCLVAYRPEEDANLDVAGRARENKSSLSVVLDKLRAQKSDLEHPGKLVVEVALGNVARALDLLRRHPEQVDTKNQGRTALQMAAYLGQVELVRLLLQAQAGVDLPDDEGNTALHYAALGNQPEAARVLLSSGCGANALNSTRSSALHVAVQRGFLEVVKVLCERGCDVNLPDAHADTPLHCAISAGTGASGIVEVLTEVPGIDVTATNSQGFTLLHHASLKGHTLAVRRILARARQLVDAKKEDGFTALHLAAFNNHGEVAQVLIQEGHCDVNARNRKLQSPLHLAVQQAHVGLVPLLVDAGCSVNAEDEEGDTALHVALQRHQLLPLAADGSAGDPGPLQLLSRLQASGLPSSAELTAGAAMAYYLALEGADLSYANHRGRSPLDLAAEGRLLKALQGCAQRFRERQAGGSGSGGSAQGPRLVLSAPNTVTNLHVAAPTGPEAAECLVCSELALLVLFSPCQHRTVCEECARRMKKCIRCQVVISKKLRPDGTEVVSAAPAPGPPRQLVEELQSRYRQMEERITCPICIDSHIRLVFQCGHGACAPCGAALSACPICRQPIRDRIQIFV; from the exons ATGGACCCAGACCCCCAAGCGGGCGTGCAGGTGGGCATGCGCGTGGTGCGTGGCGTGGACTGGAAGTGGGGCCAGCAGGACGGCGGCGAGGGCGGCGTGGGCACGGTGGTGGAGCTCGGCCGCCACGGCAGCCCTTCGACCCCCGACCGCACGGTGGTCGTGCAGTGGGACCACGGCACTCGCACCAACTACCGCGCGGGCTACCAGGGCGCACACGACCTGCTGCTCTATGACAACGCCCAAATCG GTGTCCGCCACCCCAACATCATCTGCGACTGCTGCAAGAAGCACGGGCTGCGGGGCATGCGCTGGAAGTGCCGTATCTGCTTCGACTACGATCTCTGCACGCAATGCTACATGCACAACAAACACGACCTGGCCCACGCCTTCGAGCGCTACGAGACGGCCCACTCGCGCCC GGTCATGCTGAGTCCCCGCCAGGGCCTCCCAAGGATCCCGTTAAGGGGCATCTTCCAGGGGGCGAAGGTGGTTCGGGGCCCCGACTGGGAGTGGGGCTCACAGGATG gaggagaagggaaaccaGGCCGAGTAGTGGACATCCGTGGCTGGGACGTGGAGACAGGCCGGAGCGTGGCCAGTGTGACGTGGGCTGATGGCACCACCAACGTGTACCGTGTGGGCCACAAGGGCAAGGTGGATCTCAAGTGTGTGGGCGAGGCAGCTGGCGGCTTCTACTACAGGGACCACCTCCCAAGGCTTG gcaagCCCGCAGAGCTGCAGCGCAGGGTCAGTGCTGATGGCCAGCCCTTCCAGCGTGGGGACAAGGTCAAGTGTCTGCTGGACGCGGATGTGCTGAGGGAGATGCAGGAAGGCCACGGCGGGTGGAACCCCCGGATGGCCAAG TTTATCGGACAGACGGGCACCGTGCACCGCATCACAGACCGTGGGGACGTGCGTGTGCAGTTCAGCCACAAGACCCGCTGGACCTTCCACCCTGGGGCTCTCACCAAG CAAAACTCCTGCTTGGTGGGTGAGGTGGTGCGGGTTATCGATGACCTTGACATGGTGAAGCGGCTGCAGGCTGGCCATGGGGAGTGGACCGATGACATGGCCCCT GCTCTGGGCCGCATTGGGAGAGTGCTGAAGGTTTTCGGAGATGGGAACGTGGGTGTGCTGGTCAGTGGGAAGCTGTGGACCTTTAGCCCCTCCTGCCTGGTGGCCTACCGGCCTGAGGAAGATGCCAACCTGGACGTAGCTGGGCGAGCCCGGGAGAACAAAA gctcCCTGAGCGTTGTCTTGGACAAGCTTCGAGCCCAGAAGAGTGACCTGGAGCACCCAGGGAAGCTGGTGGTGGAGGTGGCTCTGGGCAATGTGGCCCGGGCTCTGGACCTGCTGCGGCGGCACCCAGAACAG GTGGACACCAAGAATCAGGGCAGGACTGCCCTGCAGATGGCTGCCTACCTAGGCCAGGTGGAGCTGGTGCGGCTGCTGCTGCAGGCTCAGGCGGGCGTTGACCTGCCGGATGATGAGGGCAACACGGCACTGCACTACGCAGCCCTGGG GAACCAGCCCGAGGCTGCCCGGGTGCTCTTGAGCTCAGGTTGTGGGGCCAATGCTCTGAACAGCACTCGGAGCTCAGCACTGCATGTGGCCGTGCAGAGGGGCTTCCTGGAAGTGGTGAAGGTCCTGTGTGAGCGTGGCTGTGACGTCAACCTGCCT GATGCCCATGCTGATACACCCCTGCACTGCGCCATCTCAGCGGGCACTGGTGCCAGCGGCATTGTGGAGGTCCTCACCGAGGTGCCAGGCATCGATGTCACTGCCACCAACAGCCAGGGCTTCACTCTGCTGCACCATGCGTCCCTCAAAGGCCACACACT AGCTGTCAGGAGGATTCTGGCGCGGGCACGGCAGCTGGTGGACGCCAAGAAGGAGGATGGTTTTACGGCACTGCACCTGGCCGCCTTCAACAACCACGGGGAGGTGGCCCAGGTTCTCATCCAAGAG ggccACTGTGATGTGAACGCTCGCAACCGTAAGCTGCAGTCCCCACTGCACCTGGCTGTGCAGCAGGCCCACGTGGGGCTGGTGCCACTGCTGGTGGATGCGGGCTGCAGCGTCAACGCCGAGGATGAGGAGGGGGACACGGCTCTGCACGTGGCCCTGCAGCGCCACCAGCTGCTGCCTCTGGCAGCTGATGGGAGCGCAGGGGACCCGGGTCCCCTGCAGCTGCTGTCCAGG CTACAGGCCTCGGGCCTTCCGAGCAGTGCAGAGCTGACGGCAGGCGCGGCTATGGCCTACTACTTAGCGCTGGAGGGCGCCGACCTGAGCTACGCCAACCACCGCGGCCGGAGTCCCCTGGACCTGGCTGCCGAGGGTCGCCTGCTCAAAGCCCTGCAGGGCTGTGCTCAGCGCTTCCG GGAGCGGCAGGCTGGAGGCAGTGGCAGCGGGGGCTCGGCCCAGGGTCCAAGACTGGTGCTCAGTGCTCCGAACACTGTAACCAACCTGCATGTGGCCGCGCCGACGGGCCCCGAGGCCGCTGAGTGCCTAGTGTGCTCGGAGCTGGCGCTGCTGGTGCTGTTCTCGCCCTGCCAGCATCGCACAGTGTGCGAGG AGTGCGCGCGCAGGATGAAGAAATGCATCAGGTGCCAGGTGGTCATCAGCAAGAAGCTGCGCCCAG ACGGCACGGAGGTGGTCAGCGCAGCCCCCGCGCCCGGCCCACCGCGGCAGTTGGTGGAGGAGCTGCAGAGCCGCTACAGGCAGATGGAGGAGCGCATCACCTGTCCGATTTGCATCGACAGCCACATCCGCCTCGTGTTCCAGTGCGGCCACGGCGCGTGCGCGCCCTGTGGCGCGGCGCTCAGCGCCTGCCCGATCTGCCGCCAGCCCATCCGCGACCGCATCCAGATCTTCGTGTAG